Below is a genomic region from Cydia strobilella chromosome 1, ilCydStro3.1, whole genome shotgun sequence.
tagaCATGCTCACAATATTTCACGAGAAGTGCGACCTGTGGAGAAGAACGTCCGGACACACGAAAACATTTTAGTCCAagctaaaacggagaccttcgctcaCGCTCGGTCGAAAATATCGTACTAAAAGCAACAAAGAACACTGTTCATCACTAAAAATACCAAGCTTTTTCGTTACAGAACCCTTACAGGCGGGTGCCCCGACACGCAGTTTGGGCAggcgtccattaattacgtgaGACGTTATTGAGGATATTTTTGACCCGCCCACCCCTCTTGGCGAAATGTCtttcaaaatatgtattttgaGTATAAATGCGTTGGACTTTACACACAATTTAATTATACAAGAAttgtaacactttaaactcccGCGTTTTGTAGACATATTTAGTGATATGAAGGAGTCTACCgctatattacatattatactagcgacctgccccggcttcacatgggtagttcaactaatttacaaacaaattatacaAGTAAACCTTCCTTcgttgcatagttttaaagatctaagcatacatagggacagacggacagacagcggaaagcaactttgttttatattatgtagtgatAGTGACGCAGTAGACCCGTTCATATCAttaaatatagaataattttgtcAGATTTCagcatattttaaataaactgaTTTTCTCACATTTTCACACTATTCTTAGCCCAAATAAAATTACGTGATATTTGCTGAAATCTCCTTtgtaagttttaagatttagtAAGATTCAGCTAGACCCCCTCCCCTCCTCCCTCCATTCCACGTAATTAATGGACACCTTTTTGCCGGTTTTATCGAGCACCACCCGTCAAAACACTCGCACACAAGAGCCATATGTTTTCTCTTATCTCTGTAACCATTAAACATACAAACCCAAACTCGGTGTGATAAAAACCAAAAATTCTGCTTAACAACAATTattaaaaaccgaccaagagTGAGACTGTATAAAGAAAATATCTTCTATAGGGGATCTTCCACAATTTTGATAGAAAGGCCATAACTACCAAAAACCCGATCTGATGAGGCTGTCGGAACTATCTGAAGATGGTCAATGGGATACCAGTCTAGGACAAAGAAACTAAAACATTCAGTTTGGGCTAGCAAGAAaggtcttaaaaaaaaattttaggtaaTAACTTATTTAGAAAAGCTTGACCAACTTACAAGATTGACTAGTACAGCAGGGGTAGAAAAACTTTTGGAAATAAGAGCCAGTAGAAATCTAAGTTATGCCTCCAAGTAactcaaaaaaaaccggccaagtgcgagtcagactcgcgcaccgagggttccgtactttttagtatttgatgttatagcggcaacagaaatacatcatctgtgaaaatttcaactgtctagctatcacggttcatgagatacagcgtggtgacagacagacggacagacggacagcggagtcttagtaatagggtcccgtttttacccttagggtacggaaccctataaattaGTGATGTTGACAATTGtcacacctgtcaccgtggtgaaataggggcctgatGTAATAATTTTTGTTATCTACCCTACATTTGAGAGGCCTATCCTACGACAAAATAACTAGAGATCATGCCACATATACAACTACGACGTATAATATAGACGTTGACGCGACTCTTATTTCGCAAAACAGCAGAAACGCAAATTCTTTATCTaaacattatacatataaaagagGTCAAACGAAACTGTTATGTGATGCGAATTATTTACATATCTATTTATACAACACACTTACCCCAAATTGTTGAGAATAAATACGTTATCCATTTTCAAATCTTCATGGATATGTGTATTATAATTCGCGTATGTGTacgattaaattattataacttTTCAAACGCGAAAGTTGTACATCAtgcaaaacaaaaacttatgttGACATCTCTTTGACAGTTTAAGTTAGTTAGGGTAGTgctaatttagttatttttacacGCTATTACATTTGCTTTATACTTTACCTtcattatactactctttgcctTCACAGCACTGTTTCTCCTCTATTAAAGATCCATTGGActacaattaaaaattatttgtcagatttgaattttttatattatcaatGCATTAGAAAATTGATCGAATACAGATTAAAACGATTTAAACTGAAAGTGAAAGAGTGAACCTACTCTTTGGAGTGAACTAACGAAATCAACTACTGCCGGAATGTGTTAGGGTtaccaaaagaaaaaaatgatgGTGATATATAGCAGTTTTTAACCAACAGCACTATAATGCAGTTAGTGGggcgacactcctcctttcgggcattctcggctccgttcggtcagcattgctccgaatggggcttatagtttgtcaaaggactgtctcatttcaaacatagacagagataatcatactatcttcgtcttacactagtactagcacccaaaaaaaaggatgagtatagtttttttggttcttatttactgccaataaAACTATGTCGATTCTGGTCGATTCatgataaattattttattcattctgtataaaggggcccactgactatcagttcgccggacgatattggcctgtcagttgttcgaaactgtcaaatttttgttttaactgacaggccgatatcgtccggtgaaCTTTAGCagaaataataatgtattaGAAGGCATAGGAGTATCTCTTATTAGTCTGTGGGCATAGGCAACATTTTCACGGTAATGTCAAAGTCGAACGCAAAATACAAAAGTTACGTCAAACAAAATCCAATGATGTGAGAACACAAGAAACAGAAGTTCATTATCATTTATAGAACAATGAAGTAATAGAtaatttcttaaagaaaaatacCTACAATATGGAAAGCGTTAAGGTGTGATGtacaattatataaatactGTAAACTGTTTAAAATTACTCGCTGGTTTGTGTTAAAGATGTTGAATGtgtattttattgtttcagAATTTCTCGGTGTCTCTAATTAAAGGTTTTATAGATAGCCTGAGAGGGGTGACAGTCTTGTTATACTTGGATAAGGAGATCAACGAGAAGGCCTTGAGTCGGTCGCCCCACAAAGATGCAGAGGGTAAACAAAAACAGAAAGCGCCCAAAGTTCAGCAGTAAGTACCTAGTCATTGTTATTTTACAACAACGGGCGTTGAATTCAAACCTCTTTTTTTATGACTtctaatattaacaataaaatatgaccCTTAAGCACACATAGTAAATGTTAATGCCAACTGGTAGAACTGTATCTAGCACATGTTAATAGTAGAAATATTCACAGTCTTGTATTTTTacagtcacatttttaatacataatagCTTTTTTATATAGAAATTTGTACCTGAAGGTACCTTGAAATTTATACATAATCAAAGTTACTTGTACTTACTTATATCATTATTCTTTATCAGAACACCTTTGACATATTTTCAGATTGTTTGCATTTATCATACTGCTGATAATTATCCATTATTGAACTATGAGCTCTACTATTTAAGTCGGACAGTTGGTAAAGTAGTTGTGTGGTGGATTTCTAGTAGGAGATAGCTTGGTTTTGGGACTAATTCTcgtttaagtattaatttttttatccaacCTTAGTAGaacataaaaccggccaagtgcgagtcggactcgtgcacgaagggttccgtaccattacgcataaaacggcaaaaacatcacatttgttgtatggaagggaaccccacttaaatatttattgtattctgtttttagtgtttgttgttatagcggcaactaaaatacatcatctgtgaaaatttcaacagtctagcggttcatgatatacagactggtgacagatggacagacagacggatggactgacagcggagtcttagtaataataaaaactacctattcctattattttatttaaactttattgcacataaaattataagtacaaatggcggacttaatgccataaggcattctctaccagtcaaccactgggctgaaaagagatggttgttaggtgcaggattaatactcgaaaaattaaaaagataattgctacctactatttacaaaatatgtatttacaaagtaaataccaattaatatactatgaattcataaacatatacatatactttatatgatatacttacataaatatctacatatatacatacattatacatgtaccaactctgaaacattatttatatttcgcaGATAAATGCTTATGCAGCATGCGCTTAAAGGTAAATTTACTCTGGGCTTTCCGGATGGTTAGGGGAAGTTCGTTCCATAGGCATATCGCCTGAACAGTGAAAGAGTTGGTCAGGAAACCGGAACGATGAGGGGGAATAGAAAGATTAAGGCTACGGGCGGTACGGAGAACACGACCAGGGCGAGcagtaacaaatttaaatttggatctgAGATATTCAGGTGTAGTAGGGTCAAAAAGGAGAGAATAAAGAGTACTTAACAGTCTCAAAGATCTACGCTCACAAATGGGAAGCCAATCAAGTTGCTTACGATAAGCTGATATGTGATCGTACTTCTATTAGTCCATAGTTATACTTCTTCTTAGCTTCTTCCATCTTAGCAACAGCCTCATTAAGTGATCTACTTATAAATGTTCAAAAACATTTAACTTGTACATAAAGTtcatatgtaagtaagtatgtaagaTGCTTTCAAAATGTGCAAACCATTTTTCATCCACTTGTTGGTATCTGATTGATCTGAAACTTTCAATATACAGGAATAACCGATggcaatgtaatattatgatgttatccagctgatctgatgatggaggcCAGATATGGTCAAGCtgcataggaactctgtgatgaaacaaTGCAATATCATTGAGTTTAGgtttgttattattatcttgATGAGGAGTAGATAACTCTTGAAGAATAAGTACAATCAGCATTAAAagcttgtcaaaaaaaaatccaCAACCAACTCGgaaatacataaatacctacaaatCAATACTGTGAAAGAAATTTTTAATGCAACTAAAGCATATCACCATAGATGACCTGGCAGCAAAACTAAAACACGTAAATCGTAGTctgtaagtttaggtttatagTATCTTGTACATAGTTAATTTAGTTAGtatataaacaatatttgtaCGCCAGTCATGGCAAAACAAGGATCGtccaaaaacaaaaatgaaacaCCTGTATATACGcttgtttgatacaaataaacattcattcattcattcattctaaCAGACAAGGGATATGAAAAAGGGCTAAAAGAAAAGACATATTCCCATGACAAAGCTAAATGAGTAGAAGTCCTCGCTGGAGGACTCACTCTTCATGATATAAAGCATTCAACCAATCTGCTTTATAGTCTGACTGATTGCAGGTATAACTAGagaaaaaaaatctatcatacttCATGAGAAAAGTTAATACAATAGATCATTGGAATTGCATTAATATTTGGTAAAAATTTTTAGCTGGCTAGCAATAATCTTCGAGTGGTTTGCTAGTAGAGGTGTTACGGAGGTGAAGAAGTGTGTATCAGAACCGGATTCAGAACCAGATTCAGAACCGGAATTAGATTTGATTTATGTGAATTGGAAACAGAGGTAAACAAAagatgtacctacttacctccttacaaataattaacatgtagtcataataatatattcatacATTATGCCATTTAGCACATGTCACTACTGACACTACTATTGCTATGccattcaaattaaatatatcagGTACTTAGGCATCTGACACACAGTAACAGCTAAACCAACGACAAAGCAAATTTAACAATATCACTTCTTACTCAAAAAGTGAGAGGTTATGAgacaaattttatgaaaaaaaaaactgtaattaaaataaaactgaaaactcCGTAACATCTCTATTATCTATGTTCTATTTTAGATAGTTTTTGAATTATAggttattttaagtagaaaagtGACCTTTATTGCATTTTCTGTCTGTTTCAGGGAATCAAAAGTACTTACTAGGGTATTGCAGTCATGCATATTAAACGGCTTTATATTCTTACTCAGTATATTAGTATTTGAATATGTGTTGCTACCTTCAATGAAGTACTTAGTAACGGTTGTGTTTGGTCACAATCCTGGTGTGGCGCACAATGTGTGGGGCTGGATGCAGCCGTTCCTGTCCATGACTTTCCGGATGATATGGGTGCTGCCATTGTTCCTATTGAGCAAGCTGGTTAATAGCTTGTGGTTCCAGGTAAGTTATATATTATGTTTCCATTTGAATATCATAAAACTATGTTctgaaataattttttaaagttttaaactgTTTTACTGTATAATCAGATGCAACAACTTTTGAATGATAGTATAAATGTGTTCAATTCTTATTTTCTGCGGTGGGTCAATTTTCTCGCATCTTAATTAGTTGGAGGAGGCTATAATGAATTAAGTACATTActtattttcatgatttttttatatcagAGACTATTCGTATTCATTTTATTGATTCATCTAGAAAATGCTTTataattttttgccattttgatgGGCAATTATTGAACAAGCCCAAAGAGCAGTTGTTGTGTTAAAAAAACCTATGTCTTGCTATTCCcaatgtttttattatgttatagtCCTTATGACATGGAAGgttgtaattattatatattttattttacaggataTAGCTGACTCGGCCTACAGACACCGGCGCGGGCGGCCGCAGTTTATGTCGAGTGTCAGCAAGATCATTGCCGACTCCTTGTTCAGCATATTGGTGCAAGCTTTATTTCTAGTTCAGGTATGTTACCTACGACACTAAACTATGCCCTAGCTATAGATAACAGCCAACAGCTTTATTACTCTGACGTCACTTGCCATCAGATGACGCTAGGCTTATCACTTTTTTATTTCAGACAGACGtctgaaataaaaaatgcataGCGTCAGCAATatcgatttataatttttattcttaGTTTACTAGTGgttgtttaatttttaagtcatataaataataaatcaataaatattaggggacatatcaacctagccccaaactaagcaaagcttgtacttatATGTACATACTCATATAGATAAGTACAttcttatatacatataaacacaccCATTactcaggaaaaaatatttgtgttcatcacacaaataaatgcccttaccgggaatcgaacccagtaccatcggcttcacaggcagggtcactacccactaggccagatcggtCGTCAATAATTTACGACACTTGTTCATATCAGTAGTCCTGTGGCTGtgaattaatagttatttgtgcaacaagagaggaaagttggtttttcttgcgagtgtttattttgagaccCGAGAAAgcaagattctataattgaatcacgagcgaagcgagtgattctaagttagaatcttgagcgtagctagggactcaaaaacacgatgtaaaataattttgctctcgtgttgcacacataatttttcacctcagtagtgacaacatattaaaggttaaaatgtatttcgaattacacagaataatacagagaccaaaaaaatgtaataatagtatgaagtggcagttcatggccttcactaaattaaaaagctactttgtttcactccctggaatgaggaaagtcgcactttcttcactccctggagtgacgaaagtatgcttgttcgagctgctgaggtgaaatagttatttgtgcaacaagagaggaaagttggtttttcttgcgagtgtttattttgagtcccgagaaagcgaaagattctataattgaatcacgagcgaagcgagtgattctaaggtggaatcttgagcgtagcgagggactcaaaaacacgagatgtaaaataactttgctctcgtgttgcacacataattttcacctcagtagtgagaacatattaaaggttaaaatgtatttcgaattacacagaataaacaaaaaaaaaagtattataatatgtacgatacgatacgataagatacgatacgatacgatacgagaccggaccggaccggaccggaccggaccggaccggaccggaccggaccggaccgtaccgtaccgtaccgtaccgtaccgtaccgtaccgtaccttaccttaccgtaccgtaccgtaccataaaaaaatgtaataaaagtatgaagttcatggccttcactaaattaaaaagctacattgtttcactccctggagtgaggaaagtcgcactttcctcactccagggagtgacgaaagtaggcttgtatgagctgctgaggtgaaaaatatatatttttacagagTATGCTAGTCAGTATGTTACCTATCACATACATCGGGGAGCTCTTATGCCTCGTTCACATGTGCCTGCTGTACTCGCTGTACTCGTTTGAGTACAAGTGGTTCAACATGGGCTGGGAGCTGCACAAGCGGCTCACGTTCATCGAGACCAACTGGCCGTACTTCCTCGGGTTCGGGCTGCCGCTGGCGGTGCTCACGCAGATACCTCACTCTTATATCATAAGGTGATCATCATGTTTTTTATTTCACTACATAGTGTAAAACAAAGTCTCTTtccactgtctgtccgtctgtccttatgtatgcttagatctttaaaattacGCAACGAACTTTGATGtggatttttttaatagatagtgattcaattGGAAATGTATAATTtaccccaaactaagcaaagcttgtactatgggtactaggtgacgatatatatgtacctacctatatagaaaaatacatacttatatacatagaaaacacccatgactctcCATGTATCTGTGTTCAACACAcgaataaatgtccttaccgggattcggaCCCGGGACCATCGTCTCcatgcagggtcactacctactaggcccGACCGGTTGTTAAGCACGAGCACGATGTTAAACGTAAAACTATTCGTACTTCCTAGTACCTACTAGGAAGTACGGAAGTTcggaccggtctggcctagtcaaAAAAAGTAATGATTGGTACTAGGTACCAAACATTCGTTTTTAGAGtatccatacccaaagggtaaaaatgggaccctattactaagtggATGGAGGACGGGATAGTGGACATCCACCAGGCCGCTGGGTAGACACTGTAAAGAAGGCCTGCCAGGGATCTACACAGGCACCTATTATCAGGAAGgcggaaaatcgtgcagaatggagagccttggtgcacaaaataacgacctcatgtggttgtgaccctcagccatgaggaaccgaggaactgtccactgtccgtctgtctgtcaccaggctgtatctcatgaaccgtgatagctagacgattgaaattttcacatatgatttatatctgttgccgctataacaacaaataccaaaaacagaataaaataaatatttaagtggggctcccacacaataaactttatttttttgcgtaatggtacggaggaacccttcgtgcgggaGTCCGACTCCGTCCGGTTCTTTGTAACTCTTACTTAATAACATGGCCCCCAAacgcctttttgtaataatgtacctatagtatagTAAGCTTAATGAGAATCTAATCTATTCCGCGATTTCCGGCTATACCAAATACGGTACAAAGGTTGCGGTATCTATATTAGTCTGTGTTCAATCGTCCTTCATCCCTAAAGGatgcgaatttaaattttaaattatgttgaatttacttttcctttatttattactttataattaggtattccGTTAATCCGTTATGTAGGTAACATGTAAAGATTCAAAAATCGATCCGCCGATCTGCCGATTCAATTGAGCTGCCAAAGTCTGTTCGAACCCAGCAAATAtttccctttttagggttccgtacccaaagggtaaaaacgggaccctattactaagacttcgctgtcggtctgtctgtccgtctgtctgtcaccaggctgaaccgtgatagctagacagttgaaatgttcacagatgttgtatttctgttaccgctataacaataatacctactaaaaagtacggaaccctcggtgggcgagttcgactcgcacttgtcaaaGCTGTAGGGTGACTGCTCTaggtagtaataaataaataaataagaatggTAATTattatgtagtggccaataagtataaatagcagtcaccctatgaCGGCCCCGCTTATTACAGAATTAATGACTATCCGA
It encodes:
- the LOC134742250 gene encoding etoposide-induced protein 2.4 homolog isoform X1; amino-acid sequence: MESVKNFSVSLIKGFIDSLRGVTVLLYLDKEINEKALSRSPHKDAEGKQKQKAPKVQHWLAIIFEWFASRGVTEVKKCVSEPDSEPDSEPELDLIYVNWKQRESKVLTRVLQSCILNGFIFLLSILVFEYVLLPSMKYLVTVVFGHNPGVAHNVWGWMQPFLSMTFRMIWVLPLFLLSKLVNSLWFQDIADSAYRHRRGRPQFMSSVSKIIADSLFSILVQALFLVQSMLVSMLPITYIGELLCLVHMCLLYSLYSFEYKWFNMGWELHKRLTFIETNWPYFLGFGLPLAVLTQIPHSYIISGCVFSIFFPVFILSGNEATPVIGSEYPLRLFSPVVAISNGMFRFVRQGAEAVTQRNR
- the LOC134742250 gene encoding etoposide-induced protein 2.4 homolog isoform X2, which gives rise to MESVKNFSVSLIKGFIDSLRGVTVLLYLDKEINEKALSRSPHKDAEGKQKQKAPKVQQESKVLTRVLQSCILNGFIFLLSILVFEYVLLPSMKYLVTVVFGHNPGVAHNVWGWMQPFLSMTFRMIWVLPLFLLSKLVNSLWFQDIADSAYRHRRGRPQFMSSVSKIIADSLFSILVQALFLVQSMLVSMLPITYIGELLCLVHMCLLYSLYSFEYKWFNMGWELHKRLTFIETNWPYFLGFGLPLAVLTQIPHSYIISGCVFSIFFPVFILSGNEATPVIGSEYPLRLFSPVVAISNGMFRFVRQGAEAVTQRNR